The following are encoded together in the Zingiber officinale cultivar Zhangliang chromosome 8A, Zo_v1.1, whole genome shotgun sequence genome:
- the LOC122010745 gene encoding serine carboxypeptidase II-3-like, which translates to MKPSFSCLCFFFLLCLLQCGASGTVQQGDALNKFYFNNRAGRSSSSWPSSLLSVSNLESKVYDNSKLKEGDKVVRLPGQPAGVHFDQYAGYVTVDKPNGRALFYYFVEAAENSGSKPLVLWLNGGPGCSSLGYDAMEELGPFRVMSDGKTLYRNPYVWNEVANVLFLESPAGVGFSYSNTTSDYAKSGDRRTTIDALIFLVNWFERFPEYKGSDFFITGESYAGHYVPQLAHAILHHKDRLINLKGIAIGNAVINEETDKKGMFDYFWTHALIADETIVSIHKFCNFSLDTQQQPPECDRVVDEASRVFDEVNIYNIYAPLCFSSGVTPTPKLPLIENFDPCTSNYVEAYLNNPAVQKALHANVTKLNYTWSGCSQVIPSWSDQPSTMLPIIHELLSNGIRVLKYSGDFDGRVPVTSTRYSLNKLKLKVKASWRDWMLNSEVAGYTVVYDHNLTFATVRGAGHEVPSYQPARALEMIKSFFQGLHLPAA; encoded by the exons ATGAAGCCAAGTTTCAGCTGTCtctgtttcttcttcctcctctgtttATTACAATGCGGAGCTTCTGGTACAGTGCAGCAGGGAGATGCTCTGAACAAGTTCTACTTTAACAACAGAGCAGGTAGGTCTTCTTCTTCATGGCCTAGCAGTCTCCTTTCGGTATCCAACCTGGAGTCTAAGGTCTACGACAATAGCAAACTGAAGGAGGGCGACAAGGTTGTTCGGCTACCCGGCCAACCGGCCGGCGTGCATTTCGATCAGTATGCGGGATATGTCACCGTCGACAAACCCAACGGTCGGGCTCTGTTTTACTACTTCGTCGAGGCTGCCGAGAATAGCGGGTCGAAGCCTCTTGTGCTCTGGCTCAATGGAG GGCCGGGTTGTTCGTCGCTGGGGTACGACGCCATGGAGGAGCTCGGGCCGTTTCGGGTGATGAGCGATGGCAAGACTCTGTACAGGAATCCCTACGTTTGGAACGAAG TGGCGAACGTCTTGTTCCTCGAGAGCCCCGCCGGCGTCGGCTTCTCCTACTCCAACACCACGTCGGACTACGCCAAGAGCGGCGACCGTAGGACGACGATCGATGCGTTGATTTTCCTCGTCAACTGGTTCGAGCGGTTCCCGGAGTATAAGGGGAGCGACTTCTTCATCACCGGCGAGAGCTACGCTGGGCACTACGTCCCCCAGCTCGCCCATGCCATACTCCATCACAAAGATCGCCTCATCAACCTCAAAGGCATCGCG ATCGGAAACGCAGTGATCAACGAGGAGACGGATAAGAAGGGGATGTTCGACTATTTCTGGACGCACGCGTTGATTGCCGACGAGACGATCGTCTCGATCCACAAGTTCTGCAATTTCTCGCTGGATACGCAGCAGCAGCCTCCGGAGTGCGACCGAGTAGTCGACGAGGCGAGCCGTGTCTTCGATGAAGTGAACATCTACAACATATACGCACCGTTGTGCTTCTCATCGGGCGTGACACCGACTCCAAAGTTGCCTTTG ATTGAGAATTTTGATCCTTGTACTTCTAATTACGTGGAGGCATATCTTAATAATCCTGCGGTACAGAAAGCTCTACATGCCAATGTGACAAAGCTCAACTACACCTGGTCTGGTTGTAG CCAAGTGATACCAAGTTGGTCAGATCAGCCTTCCACAATGTTGCCAATTATTCACGAATTGTTATCTAATGGGATTAGGGTTTTGAAGTACAG TGGTGACTTTGATGGAAGAGTTCCTGTTACTTCCACAAGATACTCCCTCAATAAGCTAAAGCTTAAAGTGAAAGCTTCATGGAGAGATTGGATGCTTAACAGTGAG GTCGCGGGATACACTGTAGTGTATGATCACAATTTGACATTTGCCACTGTTCGAGGAGCCGGACATGAGGTTCCAAGTTATCAGCCAGCTCGAGCTCTGGAGATGATCAAAAGTTTTTTTCAAGGGCTGCATCTCCCGGCTGCTTAA